From Halorubrum salinarum, the proteins below share one genomic window:
- a CDS encoding FAD-binding domain-containing protein yields MPGGDDAPLPTTPDAEAVGSLSGPGDADPGTVVWHRSDLRIADNPAVAAAADESDRILPLFVFDPGFHDERGAACDARIAFLHDCLRDLDRQYRDVGAPGLTFAHGDPLDVLGRFVDAGWDAVATATATGRYGRRRDDRARDRLGVEFVDGDGLVRDADRPREDWSDRVEAWLAADPFDWDPRSVAVERVETGVTPKRVADAYGIEPTKTRVPTGGREAGRERLRAFTDRIGDYPGSISSPVDARDGTSGLSPYLRFGCLSVREVHRHVDERAPDGRGKSMFVSRLYWNRHYTQKLLDWPGWLDRAVNPVYEGFNRDRHDPDLVAAWKAGETGFPMVDASMRCLRETGWLNFRMRALCASVYFHVLQQPWRIGADHFYEHLIDGDPAINYTQWQSQCGLVGRPGLRLYDPRKQVRDQDPDGEFVSRWVPELAPLPAAHLDAPEKTPLAVQREVGVRIGEAYPYPVVDYEAAKSEFRDRYGAAYPAAAERLGEEAIARRASLSGGIDAAESIAADHGEPDADPGSGSAQAGLDEFE; encoded by the coding sequence ATGCCAGGCGGCGACGACGCTCCCCTTCCGACGACGCCGGACGCCGAGGCGGTCGGCTCCCTTTCGGGGCCGGGAGACGCCGACCCCGGAACCGTCGTCTGGCACCGCAGCGACCTGCGGATCGCGGACAACCCGGCGGTCGCGGCGGCCGCCGACGAGTCCGATCGAATCCTCCCGCTGTTCGTCTTCGACCCCGGCTTCCACGACGAGCGCGGCGCGGCCTGCGACGCGCGGATCGCGTTCCTCCACGACTGCCTGCGCGACCTCGACCGGCAGTACCGCGACGTGGGCGCGCCGGGGCTGACGTTCGCGCACGGCGACCCCCTCGACGTGCTGGGGCGGTTCGTCGACGCGGGCTGGGACGCGGTCGCGACCGCGACGGCGACCGGCCGCTACGGGCGACGACGAGACGATCGCGCCCGCGACCGTCTCGGCGTCGAGTTCGTCGACGGCGACGGGCTCGTGCGCGACGCGGACCGTCCGCGAGAGGACTGGAGCGACCGCGTCGAGGCGTGGCTCGCGGCCGATCCGTTCGACTGGGACCCCCGGTCGGTCGCAGTCGAGCGCGTCGAGACCGGCGTCACCCCCAAGCGGGTGGCCGACGCTTACGGGATAGAGCCGACGAAGACGCGCGTGCCGACCGGGGGACGCGAGGCCGGCCGCGAGCGCCTCCGCGCGTTCACCGATCGGATCGGCGACTACCCCGGATCCATCTCCTCGCCGGTCGACGCCCGCGACGGGACCAGCGGCCTTTCCCCCTACCTGCGGTTCGGCTGTCTCTCAGTCCGCGAGGTCCACCGCCACGTCGACGAGCGCGCGCCGGACGGCCGCGGCAAGTCGATGTTCGTCTCCCGGCTGTACTGGAACCGCCACTACACCCAGAAGCTGCTCGACTGGCCGGGGTGGCTCGACCGCGCCGTCAACCCCGTGTACGAAGGGTTCAACCGCGACCGGCACGACCCCGACCTCGTCGCCGCGTGGAAGGCCGGCGAGACGGGGTTCCCGATGGTCGACGCCAGCATGCGCTGCCTGCGCGAGACCGGGTGGCTCAACTTCCGGATGCGGGCGCTCTGCGCCTCCGTCTACTTCCACGTGCTCCAGCAGCCGTGGCGGATCGGCGCCGACCACTTCTACGAGCACCTGATCGACGGCGACCCCGCGATCAACTACACCCAGTGGCAGTCGCAGTGCGGACTGGTCGGTCGCCCCGGACTGCGATTGTACGATCCGCGCAAGCAAGTGCGGGACCAAGACCCCGACGGGGAGTTCGTCTCGCGGTGGGTCCCGGAGCTCGCGCCGCTCCCGGCCGCCCACCTCGACGCCCCCGAGAAGACGCCGCTCGCGGTCCAGCGCGAGGTCGGCGTCAGGATCGGCGAGGCGTACCCGTACCCGGTGGTCGACTACGAGGCGGCGAAAAGCGAGTTCCGCGACCGCTACGGCGCCGCGTACCCCGCCGCGGCGGAGCGACTCGGCGAGGAGGCGATAGCCCGGCGAGCGTCGCTCTCCGGCGGGATCGACGCCGCCGAGTCCATCGCGGCCGACCACGGGGAACCGGACGCGGACCCCGGGAGCGGCTCCGCCCAGGCCGGCCTCGACGAGTTCGAGTGA
- a CDS encoding YgaP family membrane protein has product MEQNVGATDKLVRTAVGAVAGAVSIATLAGAAPLPALAAPVLGVVALAMLATAATGTCGLYALLGFSTCPADGRASR; this is encoded by the coding sequence ATGGAACAAAACGTCGGTGCGACGGACAAGCTCGTCAGGACGGCCGTCGGCGCGGTCGCCGGTGCCGTCTCGATAGCGACGCTCGCGGGCGCCGCGCCGCTTCCGGCCCTCGCGGCGCCGGTGCTCGGCGTCGTCGCGCTCGCGATGCTCGCGACCGCGGCGACGGGCACCTGCGGCCTCTACGCCCTGCTCGGCTTCAGCACCTGCCCCGCGGACGGGCGGGCCTCCCGCTGA
- a CDS encoding FAD-dependent oxidoreductase: MSDAPTVLVIGGGATGTGIARDLAIRGVDTALVDRGGLGGGTSGRSHGLLHSGARYAEADAEGARECIEENRTLRSIAGACVRDTGGLFVRLAGDDPDYLEEKIAACEEIGIKTERLDGDAAREAAPGLADEVEEAFRVPDGVIYPSRLVAANAADAERHGAAVHPHAPVEDVTVSDGAVDSVRVGGAVDATLSPEVVVNATGAWADSIAEMAGVEVGMAPSRGVMVSVEYDGLGPVLNRCRDPDDGDIVVPHDGEVVLGTTSVPVSDPDDYETADWEIERSVEECAAMLPAVADAPTVRTWWGVRPLYAPDEAGSDRRGISRGFTLLDHERDGAAGLYSVVGGKLTTYRQMAETTADRVCERLGVDAACETAGEPLAHADDPERLDELVAEYGGANPTDADVVGAPTDD; encoded by the coding sequence GTGAGCGACGCTCCGACGGTCCTCGTGATCGGCGGCGGCGCGACGGGGACGGGGATCGCCCGCGACCTCGCGATCCGCGGCGTGGACACCGCGCTCGTCGACCGCGGCGGGCTCGGCGGCGGCACCTCCGGGCGCTCGCACGGCCTCCTCCACAGCGGGGCCCGGTACGCCGAGGCCGACGCCGAGGGCGCCCGCGAGTGTATCGAGGAGAACCGGACGCTCCGGTCGATCGCCGGGGCCTGCGTCCGCGACACCGGCGGCCTGTTCGTCCGCCTCGCCGGCGACGACCCGGACTATCTGGAAGAGAAGATCGCCGCCTGCGAGGAGATCGGCATCAAGACCGAGCGGTTGGACGGCGACGCCGCCCGCGAGGCGGCCCCGGGGCTCGCGGACGAGGTCGAGGAGGCGTTCCGCGTCCCCGACGGCGTCATCTACCCGTCGCGGCTGGTGGCCGCCAACGCCGCCGACGCCGAGCGCCACGGGGCGGCCGTTCACCCGCACGCGCCGGTGGAGGACGTGACGGTCAGCGACGGCGCGGTCGACTCGGTCCGCGTCGGCGGCGCGGTCGACGCAACGCTCTCGCCCGAGGTCGTCGTCAACGCCACCGGCGCCTGGGCGGACTCGATCGCCGAGATGGCCGGCGTCGAGGTCGGGATGGCGCCGAGCCGCGGCGTGATGGTTTCCGTGGAGTACGACGGGCTCGGCCCGGTGTTGAACCGGTGTCGCGACCCCGACGACGGCGACATCGTCGTGCCCCACGACGGCGAGGTCGTGCTGGGGACGACGAGCGTCCCCGTCTCCGACCCGGACGACTACGAGACCGCCGACTGGGAGATCGAGCGCTCCGTCGAGGAGTGCGCCGCGATGCTCCCCGCGGTCGCCGACGCGCCGACCGTTCGGACCTGGTGGGGCGTCCGCCCCCTCTACGCGCCCGACGAGGCGGGCTCGGACCGACGCGGGATCTCCCGCGGGTTCACGCTGCTCGACCACGAGCGCGACGGCGCCGCCGGCCTCTACAGCGTCGTGGGCGGGAAGCTGACCACCTACCGGCAGATGGCCGAGACCACCGCCGACCGCGTCTGCGAGCGGCTCGGGGTCGACGCCGCCTGCGAGACCGCCGGCGAGCCGCTCGCGCACGCCGACGACCCCGAGCGGCTGGACGAGCTGGTCGCCGAGTACGGCGGCGCGAACCCGACCGACGCCGACGTGGTCGGCGCGCCGACGGACGACTGA
- a CDS encoding MaoC family dehydratase — translation MPVATVGETATNEVSVSEETIEAFAELSGDENPIHLDDEYAAETMFGGRVAHGMLSAAVVSGALAGLSGDIVYLSQELSFEKPVFPGETVEASVSVIDDLGGDRLAVETTATVPERDERVHSGEAVVLSVPHGDE, via the coding sequence ATGCCAGTCGCGACGGTCGGCGAGACGGCGACCAACGAGGTATCGGTGAGCGAGGAGACGATCGAGGCGTTCGCGGAGCTCTCGGGCGACGAGAACCCGATCCACCTCGACGACGAGTACGCCGCCGAGACGATGTTCGGCGGCCGCGTCGCGCACGGGATGCTCTCGGCAGCGGTCGTCTCCGGCGCGCTCGCGGGGCTTTCCGGCGATATCGTCTACCTCTCGCAGGAGCTGTCCTTCGAGAAGCCGGTGTTCCCCGGCGAGACGGTCGAAGCGAGCGTCAGCGTCATCGACGACCTCGGCGGCGACCGGCTCGCGGTCGAGACGACCGCGACCGTCCCCGAGCGCGACGAGCGCGTCCACTCGGGGGAGGCGGTGGTGCTGTCGGTACCGCACGGCGACGAGTAA
- a CDS encoding 3-oxoacyl-[acyl-carrier-protein] synthase III C-terminal domain-containing protein gives MTVGITGLGTYVPDDTVTGEAIAAESGIPEEVVVEKMGVREKRVCPPGGDHATDMSVKAAEAALADAGVDPTDLDVVVYHGSEYKDHVVWSAAAAITDRIGATNAYATESYTLCAGAPIALRQVTAQLETEPIDAALLVAASREEDLVDYGNEDSSFMFNFGSGASALVVEAADEGEDSDATADGDESSDAAPFGGRARATVHASAAETDGSFADDVVMPAGGSKRPPSEETVREGLHTLDVPDPEGMKERLGPVSLPAYLSVADEALERSGFERDDLDYVALTHMKRSFHERVLDELGLDPASDGYYLDEYGHVQSVDQALALEAGVETGRLEPGDLVCLLAAGTGYTWSATVLRWRG, from the coding sequence ATGACGGTCGGGATCACCGGACTCGGGACGTACGTCCCCGACGACACCGTTACCGGCGAAGCGATCGCCGCCGAGAGCGGCATCCCGGAGGAGGTCGTGGTCGAAAAGATGGGCGTCCGCGAGAAGCGCGTCTGTCCGCCGGGCGGCGACCACGCCACCGACATGTCGGTGAAGGCGGCCGAGGCCGCGCTGGCGGACGCGGGCGTGGACCCGACCGACCTCGACGTCGTCGTCTACCACGGCTCGGAGTACAAGGACCACGTCGTCTGGTCGGCGGCGGCGGCGATCACCGACCGGATCGGAGCGACGAACGCCTACGCCACCGAGAGCTACACGCTCTGTGCGGGCGCGCCGATCGCGTTACGGCAAGTGACCGCGCAACTGGAGACGGAACCGATAGACGCGGCGCTGCTCGTCGCCGCCAGCCGCGAGGAGGACCTCGTCGACTACGGCAACGAGGACAGCTCCTTCATGTTCAACTTCGGCAGCGGCGCGAGCGCGCTCGTCGTCGAGGCGGCAGATGAGGGCGAGGACTCCGACGCAACGGCCGACGGCGACGAATCGAGCGACGCCGCCCCCTTCGGCGGTCGCGCCCGGGCGACGGTTCACGCCAGCGCGGCCGAGACCGACGGCTCGTTCGCCGACGACGTGGTGATGCCGGCGGGCGGGTCGAAGCGCCCGCCGAGCGAGGAGACCGTCCGCGAGGGGCTCCACACCCTCGACGTGCCCGACCCCGAGGGGATGAAAGAGCGGCTGGGCCCGGTGTCGCTGCCCGCGTACCTCTCGGTCGCCGACGAAGCCCTAGAGCGGTCGGGGTTCGAGCGCGACGACCTCGATTACGTCGCGCTGACGCACATGAAGCGGTCGTTCCACGAGCGCGTCCTCGACGAGCTCGGACTCGACCCCGCGAGCGACGGCTACTACCTCGACGAGTACGGCCACGTCCAGAGCGTCGACCAGGCGCTCGCGCTGGAGGCCGGCGTCGAGACGGGCCGGCTCGAGCCGGGCGACCTCGTCTGCCTGCTCGCGGCCGGCACCGGCTACACTTGGTCGGCGACCGTGCTCCGGTGGCGGGGGTAA
- a CDS encoding branched-chain amino acid ABC transporter permease, whose product MIVGFLLYPLAYEALLATPAAPFAEAFLPAITFMVVVLYMGLFAMSFDFVSGYTGYLSFGHAAFYGTGAYFVVLAANGQVPGVPEGTPFMITLLLGAALAGLLALVIGSVSFRLTGVYFAMITLGFAQVIYELIRSWGYVSTNPTEGATVSGDALAIGVPYVDALSLDVGRLTGESVENLLGLGIDLSATVVSYYALGIVVVVCYFAMQRILHSPFGRVMIAIRENEERARAVGYATYRFKLAAFAVSGFFGAIAGGIFAAYSRSVAPDGTFYFLVTADALITTIVGGFGTLAGPVYGTLFNQGLEDVLSTESGGIATLLREGLPESVLQADLFGVSLELFVNTAVDGRAPLYLGIVFVLFVLFVPNGILGTLRDRLGGTVGKRLPDHLRRYLR is encoded by the coding sequence GTGATCGTCGGCTTCCTGCTGTACCCGCTCGCCTACGAGGCGCTGCTCGCGACGCCGGCGGCCCCGTTCGCCGAGGCGTTCCTCCCCGCGATCACGTTCATGGTCGTGGTGCTGTACATGGGGCTGTTCGCGATGAGCTTCGACTTCGTCAGCGGCTACACCGGCTACCTCTCGTTCGGCCACGCGGCCTTCTACGGCACGGGCGCGTACTTCGTCGTCCTCGCCGCGAACGGGCAGGTCCCGGGCGTTCCCGAAGGGACCCCGTTCATGATAACGCTGCTGTTGGGCGCCGCGCTGGCCGGCCTGCTCGCGCTCGTCATCGGGTCGGTGTCGTTCCGGCTCACGGGCGTCTACTTCGCGATGATCACGCTCGGGTTCGCGCAGGTGATCTACGAGCTGATCCGCTCGTGGGGGTACGTCTCGACGAACCCGACAGAGGGCGCGACGGTGAGCGGCGACGCGCTCGCGATCGGCGTCCCGTACGTCGACGCGCTGAGCCTCGACGTGGGGCGGCTCACGGGCGAGAGCGTCGAGAACCTGCTCGGGCTCGGGATCGACCTCTCGGCGACGGTGGTCTCGTACTACGCGCTCGGGATCGTCGTCGTCGTCTGCTACTTCGCGATGCAGCGGATCCTCCACTCGCCGTTCGGGCGCGTGATGATCGCGATCCGCGAGAACGAGGAGCGGGCCCGCGCCGTCGGCTACGCGACCTACCGGTTCAAGCTGGCCGCGTTCGCCGTTAGCGGCTTCTTCGGGGCCATCGCGGGCGGGATCTTCGCCGCCTACTCGCGGTCGGTCGCGCCGGACGGGACGTTCTACTTCCTCGTCACCGCCGACGCGCTGATCACGACGATCGTCGGCGGGTTCGGCACCCTCGCCGGCCCGGTGTACGGGACCCTGTTCAACCAGGGGTTAGAGGACGTCCTCTCGACCGAGAGCGGCGGGATCGCGACGCTGCTCCGCGAGGGGCTCCCGGAGAGCGTCCTCCAGGCCGACCTCTTCGGGGTCAGCTTAGAGCTGTTCGTCAACACCGCGGTCGACGGACGCGCCCCGCTGTACCTCGGGATCGTCTTCGTGTTGTTCGTGCTGTTCGTCCCGAACGGCATCCTCGGCACCCTGCGCGACCGGCTCGGCGGCACCGTCGGGAAGCGGCTCCCGGACCACCTGCGGCGCTACCTCCGGTAG
- a CDS encoding branched-chain amino acid ABC transporter permease produces MTPGTLAAALPQFAPLLDPSALLATGGAVDGLQTAARVLAEGIGKGAVYFTIAVGLTLVFGLMGVLNFAHGAVAMVGAYLGGLVLVLVVGANTGTLATILVFFVALALVFAVTTAAGSAMEVALIRPIYDRTPTYQILLTFGVSLIIEELARIILTLRGIQPDPQWQAPMATAPDVLLGRTQLFGVGVRRLYLFEIAIGAVVAVAVWAFLTKTLYGLYIRAGSEDTEMVQALGIDVRQAFTVVFGVGTGLAAVGGVLLMWDPIWGPSVLLSIDVLLYAFVVVIIGGLGSFTGTLVAAGIVGVADSVTTWLFTTGIVTFPGLSEVTIFLLLVVMLIIRPQGLYGVEEVGGH; encoded by the coding sequence ATGACCCCCGGAACGCTCGCGGCGGCCCTCCCGCAGTTCGCGCCGCTGCTCGACCCGAGCGCGCTGCTCGCGACGGGCGGCGCGGTCGACGGGCTTCAGACGGCCGCCCGCGTGCTCGCTGAGGGGATCGGCAAGGGCGCGGTGTACTTCACCATCGCGGTCGGGCTGACCCTCGTCTTCGGGCTGATGGGCGTCCTCAACTTCGCGCACGGCGCGGTCGCGATGGTCGGCGCGTACCTCGGCGGCCTCGTGCTCGTCTTGGTCGTCGGCGCGAACACCGGGACGCTCGCGACGATACTCGTCTTCTTCGTCGCGCTGGCGCTGGTGTTCGCGGTCACGACAGCCGCCGGCAGCGCGATGGAAGTGGCGCTGATCCGACCGATCTACGACCGCACGCCCACCTACCAGATCCTGTTGACCTTCGGCGTCTCGCTCATTATCGAGGAGCTGGCCCGGATCATCCTGACGCTCCGCGGGATCCAGCCGGACCCGCAGTGGCAGGCCCCGATGGCCACCGCCCCGGACGTGCTCTTGGGCCGGACCCAGCTGTTCGGCGTGGGCGTCAGGCGGCTGTACCTCTTCGAGATCGCGATCGGCGCGGTCGTCGCGGTCGCGGTGTGGGCGTTCCTGACGAAGACGCTGTACGGGCTCTACATCCGCGCCGGCAGCGAGGACACCGAGATGGTCCAGGCGCTCGGCATCGACGTGCGGCAGGCGTTCACCGTCGTGTTCGGCGTCGGCACCGGGCTCGCCGCGGTCGGCGGCGTGCTGCTGATGTGGGACCCGATCTGGGGCCCCAGCGTCCTGTTGAGCATCGACGTACTGCTGTACGCGTTCGTCGTCGTCATCATCGGCGGGCTGGGGAGCTTCACCGGGACGCTCGTCGCGGCGGGCATCGTCGGCGTCGCCGACTCGGTGACGACGTGGCTGTTCACCACCGGGATCGTCACCTTCCCCGGCCTCTCCGAGGTGACCATCTTCCTCCTGCTCGTGGTGATGCTTATCATCCGCCCGCAGGGGCTCTACGGCGTCGAGGAGGTGGGGGGCCATTAG
- a CDS encoding ABC transporter ATP-binding protein: MTALELDGVHTYYGESHILQGLSLSVEEGEIVALVGRNGVGKTTTLRTALGLTPPREGTVRFGGTDVTGMEPHEIAARGMGWVPEERRVFSHLTVEENLRVAAHSAADPGARIEEAYELFPALDRFADKEAGDLSGGQQQMLAIARGMVGDNDLLLVDEPSEGLAPQIVEDVVEALRAASADTTMVLVEQNFRLAMDLADRFYLVDHGVVVEEGETAGVTSDDERIRRYLTA, from the coding sequence GTGACGGCCCTCGAACTCGACGGCGTCCACACGTACTACGGCGAGAGCCACATCCTTCAGGGACTCTCGCTGTCGGTCGAGGAGGGCGAGATCGTCGCGCTGGTCGGACGCAACGGCGTCGGGAAGACCACGACGCTCCGCACCGCGCTCGGACTGACGCCGCCCCGCGAGGGGACGGTCCGGTTCGGCGGGACGGACGTGACGGGGATGGAGCCCCACGAGATCGCCGCCCGCGGGATGGGCTGGGTCCCGGAGGAGCGCCGCGTGTTCTCGCACCTCACGGTCGAGGAGAACCTCCGCGTCGCCGCGCACTCGGCGGCCGACCCGGGCGCCCGGATCGAGGAGGCCTACGAGCTGTTCCCGGCGCTCGACCGCTTCGCCGACAAGGAGGCGGGCGACCTCAGCGGCGGGCAACAGCAGATGCTCGCCATCGCCCGCGGAATGGTCGGCGACAACGACCTGCTGCTCGTCGACGAGCCGAGCGAGGGGCTCGCGCCCCAGATCGTCGAGGACGTGGTCGAGGCGCTCCGGGCGGCCTCCGCGGACACGACGATGGTCTTAGTCGAGCAGAACTTCCGGCTGGCGATGGACCTGGCGGACCGGTTCTACCTCGTCGACCACGGCGTCGTCGTCGAGGAGGGCGAGACCGCCGGCGTCACGAGCGACGACGAGCGAATCCGGAGGTACCTCACCGCATGA
- a CDS encoding ABC transporter ATP-binding protein, with protein MLLETEGLTKRFGGITAVDGVDFALEAGELCSIIGPNGAGKTTFFNLLTGVLEPSDGRIRFDPAGGAAGTDGSGSALDITAASPDETALAGIHRSYQITNLFPTLTVLENVRVAAQASRGNDSWKLWRNVADFEEHYAEATAILERIGLAAEAETVTENLSHGEKRSLEIGVALAGDPDLLLLDEPTAGVSSEGVDEVVELIEDVAEDHSVMLIEHNMEVVMDISDRIAVLHRGELIADGPPEDVRGDPAVQEAYLGGYGREGSEDDSATAAGNGDGTEEGDGAADRDGDAAADGGRRASAGGEPR; from the coding sequence ATGCTGCTGGAGACCGAGGGGCTCACGAAGCGCTTCGGCGGCATCACCGCCGTCGACGGCGTCGACTTCGCGTTAGAGGCCGGCGAGCTCTGCTCGATCATCGGCCCGAACGGCGCGGGGAAGACGACGTTCTTCAACCTGCTCACGGGCGTGTTAGAGCCCTCCGACGGACGCATCCGCTTCGACCCGGCGGGCGGCGCTGCGGGGACGGACGGGAGCGGTTCGGCGCTCGACATCACCGCGGCCTCGCCGGACGAGACGGCGCTCGCGGGGATCCACCGGTCGTACCAGATCACGAACCTGTTCCCGACGCTGACGGTGTTGGAGAACGTCCGCGTCGCCGCGCAGGCGAGCCGCGGGAACGACTCCTGGAAGCTGTGGCGCAACGTGGCCGACTTCGAGGAGCACTACGCGGAGGCGACCGCGATCCTCGAACGGATCGGGCTCGCGGCGGAGGCAGAGACCGTCACGGAGAACCTGAGCCACGGCGAGAAGCGCAGCCTGGAAATCGGCGTCGCGCTCGCCGGCGACCCCGACCTCCTGCTGCTCGACGAGCCGACCGCCGGCGTGTCGAGCGAGGGCGTCGACGAGGTCGTCGAACTGATCGAGGACGTGGCGGAGGACCACTCGGTGATGCTCATCGAACACAACATGGAGGTGGTGATGGACATCTCCGACCGGATCGCCGTCCTCCACCGCGGCGAGCTCATCGCCGACGGCCCGCCCGAGGACGTGCGCGGCGACCCGGCCGTCCAGGAGGCGTACCTCGGCGGGTACGGCCGCGAGGGCTCCGAAGACGACTCGGCGACAGCGGCGGGGAACGGCGACGGCACCGAGGAGGGCGACGGCGCCGCCGACCGCGACGGCGACGCGGCGGCCGACGGCGGTCGCCGCGCGAGCGCCGGGGGTGAGCCGCGGTGA
- a CDS encoding ABC transporter substrate-binding protein, producing MRDEHTRRSYLRGTGAAVGAAGLTGLAGCSGGGDGGDGSDGGDGSGGSGGDGSDGSDGGDGSGGADLSDETVRIGALQPTSSDLQYYGQISLRGFYSGLAYKHDLDPIQEATPGTYTVEPDGGPTYEIIVEDTQFSPDTAQSVATDLVLDEEVDILFGGTSSDSARRIINTVVDETDVPYLIGPAADAGITVSDEFCHPLAFRASEHTAMDARAGGTYVAENFDIDTVAVFASDNAFGQSVASNYTQVLENQGVNVLEPRFVEVGYSEFDGLFEQAVSDGASGVVGGFTASTLPQFLTSAISYDVQVFGGFAALLTTQLIGGTIESALGEDFTAQDIKDAGLGPFTSRYHWNQYENPINEEFRQMHVDAYGIVPDLFSSGTFTAASALSQAVSEAGSADGADIADALRGMTVTDTPKGENGYTFQEHNNQAASQMTVAWPVPTSDEYADTWGAPIMPGEPLERLDAEDVMVPESDASCSL from the coding sequence ATGCGAGACGAACACACACGGCGGTCGTACCTGCGAGGAACCGGCGCCGCGGTCGGCGCGGCGGGACTGACCGGCCTGGCCGGCTGTTCCGGGGGCGGAGACGGCGGGGACGGGTCGGACGGCGGCGACGGCTCCGGCGGCAGCGGCGGGGACGGTTCCGACGGCTCCGACGGCGGGGACGGCTCCGGCGGCGCCGACCTCTCCGACGAGACGGTCCGGATCGGGGCGCTCCAGCCGACCTCGAGCGACCTCCAGTACTACGGGCAGATCAGCCTCCGCGGGTTCTACTCCGGGCTGGCGTACAAACACGACCTCGACCCGATCCAGGAGGCGACGCCGGGGACGTACACGGTCGAGCCCGACGGCGGCCCGACCTACGAGATCATCGTCGAGGACACGCAGTTCAGCCCGGACACGGCCCAGAGCGTCGCGACGGACCTCGTCTTGGACGAGGAGGTCGACATCCTGTTCGGGGGGACCTCCTCCGACAGCGCGCGCCGGATCATCAACACCGTCGTCGACGAGACGGACGTGCCCTACCTGATCGGCCCCGCGGCCGACGCCGGCATCACGGTGAGCGACGAGTTCTGCCACCCGCTCGCGTTCCGCGCGAGCGAGCACACCGCGATGGACGCGCGGGCTGGCGGGACCTACGTCGCGGAGAACTTCGACATCGACACGGTCGCCGTGTTCGCGTCCGACAACGCGTTCGGACAGAGCGTCGCGAGCAACTACACGCAGGTCTTAGAGAACCAAGGGGTCAACGTGCTGGAGCCGCGGTTCGTCGAGGTCGGCTACTCCGAGTTCGACGGCCTCTTCGAGCAGGCGGTCTCGGACGGCGCGTCGGGCGTCGTCGGCGGCTTCACGGCGTCGACGCTGCCGCAGTTCCTCACCTCGGCCATCTCCTACGACGTCCAGGTGTTCGGCGGGTTCGCGGCCCTGCTGACGACGCAGCTCATCGGCGGCACCATCGAGTCGGCGCTCGGCGAGGACTTCACCGCGCAGGACATCAAAGACGCCGGGCTCGGCCCGTTCACCAGCCGGTACCACTGGAACCAGTACGAGAACCCGATCAACGAGGAGTTCCGGCAGATGCACGTCGACGCGTACGGCATCGTCCCCGACCTGTTCAGCTCCGGCACCTTCACCGCGGCCTCGGCGCTGTCGCAGGCCGTCTCGGAGGCCGGCTCCGCGGACGGCGCCGACATCGCCGATGCGCTGCGCGGGATGACCGTCACGGACACGCCGAAGGGCGAGAACGGGTACACGTTCCAGGAGCACAACAACCAGGCTGCCTCGCAGATGACGGTCGCGTGGCCGGTCCCGACCAGCGACGAGTACGCCGACACCTGGGGCGCGCCCATCATGCCGGGCGAGCCGCTCGAACGCCTCGACGCCGAGGACGTGATGGTCCCCGAATCGGACGCCAGCTGCTCGCTGTGA
- a CDS encoding helix-turn-helix domain-containing protein produces the protein MLDVTMDMEQFDCPFIDTSADHDVSFSAMHWQLDTAAEQLETRLLVESSDRYELGEGLSALRDHENMAEYRLFSKEDGTAIIRTVIEETNAMSTITDHGGYITGPFLIEDGSEQWQVGFDDEATTEAALHDLEKGNEFVVEDRSELSMEALFDTMRNANAASTMLEACRDLTDVERETIESAADAGYFESPREATLSTLADEFDVSTAAVSKNMRRGEKKLLRSVVAALDRLE, from the coding sequence ATGCTCGACGTCACGATGGATATGGAGCAGTTCGACTGCCCGTTCATCGACACCTCCGCCGACCACGACGTCTCCTTCTCGGCCATGCACTGGCAGTTGGACACGGCGGCGGAGCAGTTGGAGACGCGGTTGCTCGTCGAGTCGTCGGACCGGTACGAACTCGGGGAGGGGCTCTCGGCGCTCCGCGACCACGAGAACATGGCCGAGTACCGCCTGTTCTCGAAGGAGGACGGGACCGCGATCATCCGGACCGTCATCGAGGAGACGAACGCGATGTCGACGATAACGGACCACGGCGGCTACATTACCGGCCCCTTCCTCATCGAGGACGGCTCCGAGCAGTGGCAGGTCGGCTTCGACGACGAGGCGACGACGGAGGCGGCGCTCCACGACTTAGAGAAGGGCAACGAGTTCGTCGTGGAGGACCGCTCGGAGCTCTCGATGGAGGCGCTGTTCGACACGATGCGGAACGCGAACGCGGCCTCGACGATGCTGGAGGCGTGTCGGGACCTGACCGACGTCGAGCGCGAGACCATCGAGTCGGCGGCCGACGCCGGGTACTTCGAGTCGCCCCGCGAGGCGACGCTGTCGACGCTCGCCGACGAGTTCGACGTCTCGACTGCGGCCGTCTCAAAGAACATGCGCCGCGGCGAGAAGAAGCTGCTCCGCAGCGTCGTCGCCGCGCTCGACCGACTGGAGTAG